The Stigmatopora argus isolate UIUO_Sarg chromosome 16, RoL_Sarg_1.0, whole genome shotgun sequence genome has a window encoding:
- the mfhas1 gene encoding malignant fibrous histiocytoma-amplified sequence 1 homolog has translation MRTLNGENKERGEGEPPPEKDVAQLWRDAAVRSRKLRSHLRAALPPWPKEQELSQVESLNLGNGLLQELPEGLGLESGPVPGLDTLDRLRNLRVLVLRRNRFSSVPRAVLELPRLAELDLSHNRLRGVAEGLAGLPALRKLSLAHNNIRQLPERIAALELLEELDVSFNELRRLPASFGALAGLRALDVDRNRLAAFPPEIPALGALEELDCSGNPFHVLPRDVARLENVKILWLSNLDLSSLPDALGRLCRLESLMLDGNRLAVLPPAFGALRALKMLNLSSNRLCEFPQVLLDISGLEELYLSRNRLSRLPEDVGSRLRQLANLWLDNNRLAYLPDSLVDLAKLEELLLQGNQIAVLPEHFGKLSGLNVWKVEGNPLVQPPYDVCAEGIECIAAYQRELARSRPDARPRLKLVLLGPEDAGKTPLRRSLLGRSPDEDDNAERGIAVSAWAAGEGEPGFLLYDVSAEPQLDPLRPLFLTPAALYLLAVDLRAYSSRDFYARVGYFLRLLAAKVPGAVLLLVGTRAHLCGEAELEEKKLDIHRRVGLQESGDALLLTASALEAERALRRGHGARAPRDPFYAVSDDHLRREAARLRALLEGRPQILSPLLSDVRRLREKVTRLSRHAEVFPELRRAPPGSWQTLEKLHRESKEPWLSREDSARLGRQAGLTEDELPDALAYLRRGGTLLRWEEDPVLENYVFHDLPRLIAVLDAFFRKDGRREEEDPELDAFRHHGLLPSGAIGRLLRPVLPERGDPDAVMDLLEKMGLCYCVNRTRDGQPPNAGVELCYKFPGHAEHDGTSEPEADGGPDPGAPDASRACPLSSAERLEIRYSFPLLFPPGLFARFSARMDRHVARRWDGQRRVLAYRGKVPVAVSHRPPAGRHPHTMSISSRAALPNMWTAWQAVAPLLRELDALLGDWPGLHYQKHILCAKCLRRGSTSPHAFPGELLSQVRPEDVSELTCPKHTSERVNVALIYPPTPADTPPSSPIGSE, from the exons ATGAGGACTTTGAATGGCGAAAACAAGGAGCGGGGCGAAGGCGAGCCCCCCCCGGAGAAGGACGTGGCCCAGCTGTGGCGAGACGCCGCCGTGCGTTCCCGGAAGCTGCGCAGCCACCTGCGTGCAGCACTTCCGCCGTGGCCCAAAGAGCAGGAGCTGTCGCAGGTGGAGAGCCTGAACTTGGGCAATGGCCTCCTGCAAGAGTTGCCCGAGGGCCTGGGCCTGGAGTCCGGCCCGGTGCCCGGCCTGGACACCCTGGACCGCCTGCGCAACCTGCGCGTGCTGGTTCTCCGCCGCAACCGATTCTCCAGCGTGCCGCGCGCCGTCCTGGAGCTGCCACGCCTGGCCGAGCTGGACCTGAGCCACAACCGTCTGAGGGGCGTGGCCGAGGGCCTGGCCGGCCTGCCCGCGCTCCGGAAGCTCAGCCTGGCCCACAACAACATCCGCCAGCTGCCCGAGCGCATCGCCGCATTGGAGCTCCTGGAGGAGCTGGACGTGAGCTTCAACGAGCTGCGCCGCCTGCCCGCCTCCTTCGGCGCCCTGGCCGGCCTGCGCGCGCTGGACGTGGACCGCAACCGGCTGGCCGCCTTCCCGCCCGAGATCCCGGCGCTGGGCGCCCTGGAGGAGCTGGACTGCTCGGGGAACCCCTTCCACGTCCTGCCCCGCGACGTAGCGCGGCTGGAGAACGTCAAGATTCTGTGGCTGAGCAACCTGGATCTGAGCTCGCTACCCGACGCCCTGGGCCGGCTGTGCCGGCTGGAAAGCCTGATGCTGGACGGGAACCGCCTGGCCGTGCTGCCGCCCGCCTTCGGCGCCCTGCGCGCGCTCAAGATGCTCAACTTGTCTTCCAACCGCCTCTGCGAGTTCCCTCAGGTCCTGCTGGACATCTCGGGGCTGGAGGAGCTCTACCTGAGCAGGAACCGGCTGAGTCGACTGCCGGAGGACGTGGGAAGCCGCTTGCGCCAGCTGGCCAACCTCTGGTTGGACAACAACCGCCTGGCGTACCTGCCCGACTCGCTGGTGGACCTGGCCAAGCTGGAGGAGCTGCTCCTCCAGGGGAACCAGATCGCCGTCCTCCCCGAGCACTTCGGAAAGCTGTCCGGCCTCAACGTGTGGAAGGTGGAGGGCAACCCGCTGGTCCAACCCCCTTACGACGTGTGCGCCGAGGGGATCGAGTGCATCGCCGCCTACCAGCGGGAGCTGGCGCGTTCGCGCCCGGACGCTCGCCCCAGACTCAAGCTGGTCCTGCTGGGGCCGGAGGACGCCGGGAAAACGCCGTTGCGGCGGAGCCTGCTGGGCCGGAGCCCCGACGAAGACGACAACGCCGAGCGGGGGATCGCCGTCTCCGCCTGGGCGGCGGGGGAGGGCGAGCCGGGCTTCCTGCTGTACGACGTGTCCGCCGAGCCCCAACTGGACCCGCTGCGGCCCCTTTTTCTAACGCCCGCCGCGCTCTACCTCCTGGCCGTGGACCTGCGAGCCTACTCTTCCCGCGACTTCTACGCCCGGGTGGGCTACTTCCTCCGCCTGCTGGCCGCCAAGGTACCCGGAGCCGTGCTTTTGCTGGTGGGCACGCGCGCCCACCTCTGCGGGGAGGCGGAGCTGGAGGAGAAGAAGCTGGACATCCACCGGCGGGTGGGCCTGCAGGAGAGCGGGGACGCGCTTCTACTGACCGCCTCGGCGCTGGAGGCTGAGCGGGCGCTGCGGCGGGGCCACGGCGCCCGCGCCCCCCGCGACCCCTTCTACGCCGTTTCCGACGACCACCTGCGGCGGGAGGCGGCGCGGCTGCGCGCCCTCCTGGAGGGGCGCCCGCAGATCCTGTCCCCTCTGCTGAGCGACGTCCGGCGGCTGAGGGAGAAGGTGACGCGCCTGTCCCGGCACGCCGAGGTCTTCCCCGAGCTGCGGCGGGCGCCGCCCGGGTCCTGGCAGACGCTGGAGAAGCTGCACCGGGAGTCCAAAGAGCCTTGGCTCAGCCGGGAGGACTCGGCCCGGCTGGGTCGGCAGGCGGGGCTGACGGAGGACGAACTCCCCGACGCCTTGGCTTACCTGCGTCGCGGGGGGACGCTGCTGCGCTGGGAAGAAGACCCCGTCCTGGAGAACTATGTCTTCCACGACCTCCCGCGTCTCATCGCCGTCCTCGACGCCTTCTTCCGAAAAGACGGCCGCCGGGAAGAGGAGGATCCGGAGCTGGACGCGTTTCGACATCACGGACTCCTGCCGTCCGGCGCCATCGGCCGGCTGCTGCGCCCGGTCCTCCCGGAGCGGGGGGACCCGGATGCCGTCATGGATCTTCTGGAGAAGATGGGCTTGTGTTATTGCGTCAACAGAACTCGCGACGGCCAGCCCCCGAACGCCGGCGTGGAGCTTTGCTACAAGTTCCCCGGGCACGCCGAGCACGACGGGACGTCGGAGCCGGAAGCCGACGGGGGTCCGGACCCGGGGGCTCCTGACGCCAGCCGTGCCTGTCCACTTTCCTCGGCTGAACGGCTGGAGATCCGCTACAGCTTCCCCCTCCTGTTCCCACCTGGACTCTTTGCCCGCTTCAGCGCCCGGATGGACAGACACGTGGCGCGGCGGTGGGATGGCCAGCGCCGCGTCCTGGCCTACCGGGGAAAAGTCCCGGTGGCCGTTAGCCACCGGCCCCCGGCGGGTAGGCACCCGCACACCATGTCGATCAGCAGCCGGGCGGCACTGCCCAACATGTGGACGGCGTGGCAGGCCGTGGCGCCGCTGCTGCGTGAGTTAGACGCCCTGCTGGGGGACTGGCCCGGTCTGCACTACCAAAAACACATCCTGTGCGCCAAATGCCTAAGGAGGGGCTCGACCAGCCCACACGCTTTCCCGG GAGAACTTCTGTCTCAAGTCCGTCCCGAAGACGTGAGCGAGCTGACGTGTCCAAAGCATACGTCGGAACGCGTCAACGTGGCTTTGATCTACCCGCCCACGCCGGCAGACACGCCCCCGAGCTCCCCGATTGGTTCGGAGTGA
- the rpl17 gene encoding large ribosomal subunit protein uL22 → MVRYSLDPENPTKSCKSRGSNLRVHFKNTRETAQAIKGMHIRKANKYLRDVVVKKQCVPFRRYNGGVGRCAQAKQHGWTQGRWPKKSAEFLLHMLKNAESNAELKGLDVDSLVIEHIQVNKAPKMRRRTYRAHGRINPYMSSPCHIEMILTEKETIVPKPEEEVAQKKKVSQKKLKKQKLMSRE, encoded by the exons ATGGTCCGCTATTCTCTGGACCCCGAGAACCCCACAAAGT CGTGCAAGTCGCGGGGCTCCAACCTGCGCGTGCACTTCAAG AACACGCGAGAGACGGCTCAGGCCATCAAAGGCATGCACATCCGCAAGGCTAACAAGTACCTGCGGGATGTGGTGGTCAAGAAGCAGTGCGTCCCCTTCAGGCGCTACAATGGTGGCGTGGGCAGGTGCGCCCAG GCCAAACAGCACGGCTGGACGCAGGGGCGTTGGCCCAAGAAGAGCGCCGAGTTCCTGCTGCACATGCTCAAGAACGCCGAGAGCAACGCCGAGCTCAAG GGCCTGGACGTGGACTCCCTGGTGATCGAGCACATCCAGGTGAACAAGGCGCCCAAGATGCGCAGGCGCACGTACCGCGCCCATGGTCGCATCAACCCCTACATGAGCTCGCCGTGCCACATCGAGATGATCCTCACCGAGAAGGAAACGATCGTGCCCAAGCCTGAGGAGGAGGTGGCGCAGAAGAAAAAG GTGTCGCAGAAGAAGCTAAAGAAGCAAAAGTTGATGTCACGCGAGTAA
- the LOC144090446 gene encoding homeobox protein Nkx-6.1-like translates to MQAEFPPAAVMFAAVPGVDGFSPGLSPPPLAALRSTASDAKSPSSQCHYPVPSSGAPAAASAAASPATTSPNPGGMAASSSPGLKSSGLGSPQLCSSATPHGINDILNRPRAAPSSASASLGVLGALQPRFGSLSPGPGPPPPPPPPPPQPPPPPAGLYFSAAAAAAAAAAAMVRYPKPLSELPGRSPIFWPGVMQGTHWRDTRFACSPQQSCMLVEAKDGKRKHTRPTFSGQQIFALEKTFEQTKYLAGPERARLAFSLGMTESQVKVWFQNRRTKWRKKHAAEMASAKQKQDSQTERLKVNSDLDEDDEDDYDKPLDPDHAPQAPHSHAHAHHNGLLRQHALVVVHAPEPDGSP, encoded by the exons ATGCAGGCAGAGTTTCCCCCCGCGGCGGTGATGTTCGCGGCGGTTCCTGGAGTGGACGGCTTCTCGCCTGGCCTCAGCCCCCCGCCGCTGGCGGCCCTTCGCAGCACGGCGTCCGACGCCAAGAGTCCGTCTTCCCAGTGTCACTACCCGGTGCCGTCGAGCGGGGCGCCCGCCGCCGCTTCTGCCGCCGCCTCCCCGGCCACCACCTCGCCCAACCCGGGCGGCATGGCGGCGTCGTCGTCGCCGGGCCTCAAGTCGTCCGGCCTGGGCTCACCGCAGCTGTGCTCGTCGGCGACGCCCCACGGCATCAACGACATCCTCAACCGGCCCCGAGCAGCCCCTTCGTCCGCTTCGGCCTCGCTGGGGGTCCTGGGCGCCCTGCAGCCGCGCTTCGGGAGCCTAAGCCCGGGTCCGggtcctcctccacctccacctcctcctcctccgcagCCACCACCGCCCCCGGCCGGGTTGTATTTCTCGGCGGCCGCGGCAGcagcagccgccgccgccgcaatgGTCCGGTACCCCAAGCCCCTGAGCGAGCTACCCGGCAGGAGCCCTATTTTCTGGCCGGGGGTCATGCAAGGGACGCACTGGAGGGACACGCGATTCGCCTGCTCGCCCC agcAGAGTTGCATGCTGGTGGAGGCCAAAGACGGCAAACGCAAACACACGCGACCCACTTTCTCCGGACAGCAAATTTTCGCTCTGGAAAAaacttttgaacaaaccaaATATTTGGCAGGACCCGAACGGGCCAGGCTGGCTTTTTCTCTGGGCATGACCGAGAGTCAAGTCAAG gtgTGGTTCCAAAACCGTCGCACAAAATGGCGGAAGAAGCACGCGGCCGAGATGGCCTCGGCCAAGCAGAAGCAGGACTCGCAGACCGAGAGGTTAAAGGTCAACTCGGACCTGGACGAAGACGACGAGGACGACTACGACAAACCTTTGGACCCTGACCACGCCCCCCAGGCGCCGCACTCGCACGCGCACGCGCATCACAACGGCCTCCTCCGCCAGCACGCGCTCGTCGTCGTGCACGCCCCCGAACCGGACGGGTCCCCctaa